The following proteins are encoded in a genomic region of Bufo bufo chromosome 11, aBufBuf1.1, whole genome shotgun sequence:
- the BDKRB2 gene encoding B2 bradykinin receptor, which translates to MMGEDPNSTMTMVIDTKASPKNECIDLEQFQWVFTYQPPYMWFIFVLGFIENFFVISVFILHKSRCTVAEIYLGNMAAADLIFVSGLPFWAIYITNHYYWPFGAFMCVAVNSLIQINLYSSIYFLMMVSVDRYLALVKTMSVGRLRRPWWAKVSCAIIWIFSFVLSMPTMVFRKVMFIEDFNTTACITKLPSLDWYIAQNIIMNVLGFLVPLVVIAFCTLQIICVLRNNAMQQFKDVNKEKKATWLVLSVLLVFIVCWLPFHICTFIDTLERFGAFPTCVVRSVNHIFNQISTYIGFSNSCINPVLYIMVGNNFRQKAVDVYCGLLRKGGYNRRKSSFPTDETTVNSTPTSFPMGFNKKKSIA; encoded by the coding sequence ATGATGGGCGAAGATCCCAACTCAACGATGACCATGGTTATTGACACCAAAGCATCTCCAAAAAATGAATGCATAGACTTGGAACAGTTTCAGTGGGTCTTTACCTACCAACCCCCGTACATGTGGTTCATCTTCGTCTTGGGCTTCATAGAAAACTTTTTTGTCATCTCAGTCTTTATCCTTCACAAGAGTCGCTGCACAGTGGCCGAGATCTACCTGGGGAATATGGCAGCTGCCGATTTGATTTTTGTCAGCGGCCTACCATTCTGGGCTATATACATCACCAACCATTACTACTGGCCATTTGGAGCCTTTATGTGTGTGGCCGTCAACTCACTGATCCAAATCAACCTTTACAGCAGCATTTATTTCCTCATGATGGTAAGTGTTGACAGATAtctggctctggtgaagaccatgtCCGTTGGTCGCTTGAGAAGACCCTGGTGGGCAAAGGTGAGCTGTGCAATCATCTGGATTTTCTCATTTGTGTTGAGCATGCCCACCATGGTGTTCCGAAAGGTGATGTTCATCGAAGACTTTAATACCACTGCCTGTATTACAAAACTACCGTCTTTAGACTGGTACATTGCCCAAAATATCATCATGAATGTTCTTGGCTTCTTGGTGCCGTTGGTCGTCATCGCCTTCTGTACATTGCAAATTATTTGTGTTTTGAGGAACAACGCAATGCAGCAGTTCAAGGATGTCAACAAGGAGAAGAAGGCCACTTGGCTGGTCTTGTCCGTGCTCTTGGTCTTCATAGTGTGCTGGCTTCCCTTCCATATTTGCACCTTTATTGACACATTGGAACGGTTCGGCGCCTTCCCTACGTGTGTGGTGAGATCCGTTAATCATATTTTTAACCAAATCTCAACTTACATTGGCTTTAGTAACAGCTGTATCAATCCGGTCCTGTACATCATGGTTGGGAATAACTTTAGGCAAAAAGCTGTTGATGTCTACTGTGGGCTTCTACGTAAAGGAGGATATAACAGAAGGAAGTCATCATTCCCGACAGATGAAACCACCGTCAACTCAACACCGACTTCATTCCCCATGGGATTTAACAAGAAGAAATCAATTGCTTGA